In the Chroogloeocystis siderophila 5.2 s.c.1 genome, TCTCGACATATGGGCTAACTAAACGATTGCTTGGCTGCGTCACATCCGTACTGGGCGATTGTGGTGTTGCTTGAATAGCTGTACGCGTATTGAACTCCTCAGACCGCAACTCCGCCGAACTGTTTTTTGAGTGGTTCGATTGTTGCTTTAAGCGATTGACCAGCAACTTTTGTTTAGTTGCTGCTGGGGCTGTTGGTTCTTGCTGTTGGTTGTTTCTACTGCTAACTGGCTGTGTTGATGCGTGAAGAGGAACGCCACTCGATTTGTTGAGTGCGTCTACTTTGTTGGCTGATTTGAGTTGTTGTACTAAGCGATCTTGGCGCTGTGTAGCCCGTACTTTACTCGTACTGATTTGTGTCGAATCATTTGTCGTCGTTTCGACGCGGCGTGGCGCTACTGCTTTTGGTGCGGTATATTTTTTCTGACTCGCATCTATCGCCAGCGGTGGCTTTTGCCGTTGTTCTTGTTCTACTCGAATTGGCGTTGTCTGCTGCGTTGTATTGATTTGCACTGTATCCGGCGCAGGAGGACTCGCAGGGGTTACAGACGTAGTGGCTGGCGCTGGCACAACTTCTACCACAATTGACGCTGCTTGAGTAGACGAAGTCGTCGAAACTGGAATAGCAGCCGGTTCCTCACCCTGCGGGATCTCAGCCGCTGGAGTGCGATCGTGTCGAGTCAGTAAAAGGTTGGGTCCTCCCATTGATATTGCGATCGCCATCATCGCGACCGAAGTGCGCACTCGCCGTTTGACCTTGGGCTGAACGGGCTTCAATTGCTCCTCCGCAGCTGCTTTGCTTTTAGCGCTAGCAGGAACAGCCTTAACCTTCTTCATCCATGCTCGTTTCAAAAATGACCTCCTATGAGCAATAGGGCTTACCTGATCTCGATTTATCGAGTTTATTACTAGTCAATGAATTAGGCTACTACTTTCTATAGATTCACCTCAGATCCAGCAAACATACTTAAGCAAGATTACTAGGCAATTTTAATTTAGACAAGTTTACATCAACTCCTAACACTGTGCTGAATCTTGTCGCTCAGCGCATACCTAAAGAAATGGGTATCGATTTTTACTACCATTCGTTGGTAGTCAATTGCGACTGCCATTCTTCTTTATACAAGCGATCGCAGTTGCTATGTACTTAACCTTTTTTCTAAATTTTTGGCAATCAGAGTACGCATACCCACAGTTGTTATGTGGCTGTGCTATGTCGTCGTCATCCTGCTGTAAGTTTACTTTTGCCTCCTTTAGCTAATGTTGAAGATCGTTAAATCTAGCTAAATAGCTTAGCTTGTCGATTGTACTCGGTTTACTCAGATTTGATCCCCAAAGACATGACAGATTTAGCCAATTTAGAATGAGTAAAATCTATCGCTTTCTTCTCCTAAAAAATCTTTTTTAATATAAAAATTTCTTATCGTGTTTTAACCAAAGTACATTTTGCGCAAAGCGATAGTCTCACAAACTTTTACCAAAATACTTTGTATAAATTTATGCTAGTAAGAATAGATAAATACAAAAAATACCTGCGCTTAAAACCATATTGACTTCTCAGTAAGCACAGGCTAAACTTTAACTCTATTGCGGATTGACGCGCGTCCAAAAATGCATTTAGTCATCAAACTTGTCGTTTTCTTGAATGCTTTGCTGAGTGTAAAAACAACAATTCATACAAGATATCCTAGTTGACGTCGAGCTTCAAATAAACCGATCGCAACGCTGACGGAGAGATTTAAGCTCCGCACCTTGGGATGTGGCATAGGAATATACACCGTAGCAGTACATTCTGCCAGCATATCAGGCGGTAAACCTGTCGTTTCACTACCGAATATTAACCAGTCATCAGTTTGAAATTGGAAAGCTGCATAGTTGTCACTTCCCCTCACGCTAAAACCAATTGTGCGTCCGCCCCGTTGTTTGCAGTAAGACTGAAAAGTAGCAATTGATTCATGATAGTGCAAGTTGACATAAGGCCAGTAATCTAATCCGGCCCGCTTGAGATAGCGATCGCTAATCTCAAAACCTAGTGGACCAACTAGATGTAACTCGGTTTCGGTTGCAGCGCAGGTACGAGCAATATTTCCAGTATTCGGCGGAATTTGGGGATGAACTAAGACAATCTGAGGCATGTGATCTTGATCGGACTGCGAACATCTTAAATCGTCTGTTCCAATCAAGATGCGCCTAAAGTCAACTTATAGTTTTTTTTAATGTTAATATACCCAATCACACTGATTAAATATTTTGAATCTTCTCAACAATTCAACTCAAGCTGCTACAGGAGAACATATTTCAGCTTCGAGTTTGCTTTCGCGTTCGCGCATCGCGAGGCTTGCTTGTGTCATAATTTGCTGGACACTGAAACCATAAGTAAAAAGCTGCAACCACTGCTGTGCTTCGTTTCCTTCGCGAAGAATTTTTTGCACAGGGGAAAGAAAGCAGTTAAAGCCACTTTGTTTCGCGATCGCCCAAACATCTTTGTAAATTTCTGCAATCCAATCGCGTGCTAAGATACTTCTACCATCTTGCCAATGGGTCAAGCGCGCATCTAAACTAGATTGTGCCGCCGCCGCTTCATTTGCAACGGTAATCGCAATTAGTTCCTCTGGGCGATTTGTTGCAGGTATAGTACTGGTTTCGAGGGGATCGAGACTCGGATCGGCAATCAGTTGTAAAAGACGTGCTTCAAGCAAAGCGGCGATCGCGAGTAAACTGATAGGATCGCTAACAAGGTCGCAAATGCGTAATTCTAAACGATTCAGGTTATACGGACGGCGATCACCATTCGGTCGTACTGACACCCATAAGTGGCGGACATTTTGCATCGTTCCTGCTGCTAACTGTTCTTCTACCCACCGAATATGATGCGCGTGGCTTTCAAATAAAGGTACATATGTAGGAGTTTGCGGAAATAATCCCCAGCGCGTTGAATGATATCCTGTGGCTTTGCTATCGATAAAGGGAGATGCGGCGCTGAGTGCGAGATATAATGGAGCTTCTACGCGTACCAAACGACACGCACGCATCAATGTCTCTGGATCGGCAATACCAATATTGATGTGAACGCTAGCGGTGACAACTTTGGTACCGTAGGTTTGTTCGATATAGTCGTGATACGGGTTGCTTGGATCGGAACGAAAGAAGCGATCGCTTCCACCCAAAGCCAGCGTACTTCCAGGTATTAAAGTATAGTTTCCTAATTTTTGTAAATATTCGCGTAATCGCAAGCGAGGACGTAGTAGGGAACACAGAAGATCTTCATACTTCGTTAGTGGAGGCGTTGTGTATTCGACATTACGGCTATCTGGTTCGCGGACAAACCCATCTATACCGGCTACAATTTGGTCTGAAAGACCGACAATATCACCCTGGGGTGTACCAGTGTACATCTCGACTTCAAAACCTTTGGATAGCAGCACGGTATTTCCTCAAATTGGATATATTTTTACACCTTACAGTGTAAATCTGTAATTATTGCGACGCATCCGTCAAGAGGTTAGCATCCGAAAAGTTTTGAGTTAACTCATTGATAATTCAAAATTCGTAACTTTGCTTAGCGATAATGCCGATAAACTTCACTTGCGGCGCGGTGCAGTAAAGAATGGCGATAAACTAAACTGTTAAAGTCATCCGCATAACCACCACCAATCACACAAGCTACCGGATAACCGCGACCGAAACAGGTACTTAAGACTTGCATTTCGCGGCGATAAATACCAGCGTCAGTTAAAGCTAATTTACCCAAGCGATCGCCTGCGTGCGGATCGACACCTGCATCGTATAACACAAGATCTGGCTTAACATGAGAAAGTAAATCGGGTAAGTAATTCGCTAACGTTTGCAAATAAGCATCGTCTTCCATTCCTACAGGTAAAGGAACATCCAAGTCACTGTTTTGTTTAGTTCCTGGAAAATTTACTTCACAGTGCATCGAAAACGTAAAAACACTCGCATCCTCTTGAAAAATATACGCTGTCCCGTCACCTTGATGCACATCCAAATCTACAATCAATACTTTTTTGACGAGTTGCAACTGTTGTAAAACACGCGTGGCGATCGCCAAATCGTTAAAAATACAAAAACCCGAACCATAGCTTGGAAAAGCATGATGTGTTCCACCCGCAGTATTGCACGCTAAACCGTGACTGAGGGCTAATTTAGCTGTTAAAATTGTTCCCCCGACAGCAATACACGTGCGCTTGACTAACGCCGAACTCCAAGGTAAGCCAATTCGGCGTTGCGCTTTAGGATCGAGTGTCCCTGTACAATATGCTTGAAAGTAATCTGGAGTATGAACTAATGTGATCCATTCGGATAGTGGTTGTACGGGAGTATGAAATTGTCCAGGATCTGCTACACCATCTGCGATGAGTAATTCATAGAGTTGGCTAAACTTAGGCATCGGAAAGCGATGACCTTCGGGCAGAGGTGCTACGTAGTCAGGGTGGTAAATAATTGGTAAATCCATCTTTAGCAAGCGATTAGCTTTTAGCCCTTAGCTAATCATGCATCAAGTATTCTGCTAAAGAGAAGTGATCGCAACTGAGATAAGACATATGGAAGGTAAAATACTTTGGCAGCAAGGTAACCCTAAACCAGATAATCTTGACAATTTTGCAGTAATTCAACAATGGTGGTCAAGCTTAGCAAATAAGCAAGTTACGCTGGCACAGCGGATGATTCCCCAAGCTGGCGATGTTGATCAACTTGACTGGGAACCACAACGCTTTGATGAAGTTTTTGAAATCAAAAATCCTGAAATTCGCGGTATCACGCTTTACTGGCAAAAACCTGATACATCGCAAACACGTAACACGACACCGCATCAGTTGGTACTCGATACACACCTACAGCAGTTATATATTTTCCCGCAATCGCAAAAACAACTCGTTATCCGTGTAGCTTTACGCGAGGTAAATTATGAAACAATTGAAGTCAAAAATCCGCACTGGCTGTATCGTCGTGTTGGCGAAAACCACATTCTCACATTACGAGATAATCATCAACAACTAGAAGTAAAAATTACGCTCAATCCTGATAGTCTTAGCCAACTAAAAGAACAATTACCCTAAAAGAGTTTTGATTTGTCTTCTTCTTTAACGGATAGATACGCATTACCGATTACCAGCCTCAAAGCTACATTGTCAGAAGTCACTACAATGAAAAAACTCATCAATCAACCGGAAGATTTTGTCCGTGAGAGTTTAATAGGAATGGCAAAGGCGCATTCTGATCTATTAAAAGTACAATTTGAGCCTACGTTTGTCTATCGTGCAGATGCACCCGTACAAGGAAAAGTTGCGCTAATTTCAGGTGGTGGTAGCGGACACGAACCACTGCACGCAGGGTTTGTTGGTAGGGGAATGCTGGATGCTGCTTGTCCTGGTGAAGTTTTTACTTCGCCAACGCCCGATCAAATGCTAGCAGCGGCAAAACAAGTTGATGGTGGTGCAGGAATTCTTTATATAGTCAAAAACTATAGTGGTGATGTTATGAACTTCGAGATGGCAACCGAGTTAGCGCGTGCTGAAGATCTGCGAGTTTTGAGTATTTTAATCGATGATGATGTTGCCGTCAAAGACAGTTTGTACACGCAAGGGCGGCGAGGTGTAGGAACAACGGTACTAGCCGAAAAAATTTGTGGTGCGGCGGCAGAAAAAGGATATGATTTAGCCGATATTGCCGATTTGTGTCGCCGAGTTAATCTCAATGGGCGAAGTATGGGAGTCGCCTTAACTTCATGTACTGTACCCGCAATCATGAAGCCGACGTTTGAATTAGATGCTGACGAAATTGAAATGGGAATTGGCATTCACGGCGAACCAGGGCGCGAAAGAATGACGATTAAGTCGGCGGATGAGATTACTGAGATGCTAGCAATGTCAATTTTTGAGGATATTGTCTATACTCGCACAGTCCGCGAGTGGGATGAAAGCAAAGGAGGATTTGTTGACGTGCAATTAACCAATCCTGAATGGGAAAAGGGCGATCGCCTTTTAGCTTTTGTCAACGGTATGGGTGGTACGCCGCTAGCTGAACTGTACATTGTTTATCGCCAACTTGCCGATTTGTGCGCGCAGCAAGGATGGCAAATTGTCCGCAACTTAATCGGTTCTTACATCACATCGCTCGATATGCAAGGGTGTTCGATTACGCTACTAAGGTTAGACGATGAAATGATTCGCCTTTGGGATGCACCCGTAAAAACAGCAAGCTGGCGCTGGGGAAGTTGATGATGATGACAAAAGAGCAGATCTTACAATGGTTAGAGCAATTCGCAGATGCGATCGCGCAGAACAAAGAATACTTGACACAACTCGATGCGGCGATCGGTGATGCCGATCATGGTATCAACATGGATCGTGGATTTCAAAAAGTCGCAAGTCAGTTACCTAAACTTGCAGAGCAAGATATCAGCAGTGTTTTGAAAACAGTTAGTATAACACTTATTTCTAGTGTGGGTGGTGCGAGTGGACCATTGTATGGCACTTTCTTTTTACGCGCGAGTACCGCTGTTGCTGGAAAACAAGAATTATCGAACGAAGATTTGGCAAGTTTACTGCAAGCAGGCTTAGATGGCGTCTTACAACGCGGCAAAGCGCAACTTGGTGATAAAACAATGATTGACGCGCTATCGCCTGCGGTTACGGCTTTTACCCAAGCTATCGGTCAAGGTAAAACAACCTCAGAAGCAATTCAACAAGCAACCGCCGCCGCCGAACAAGGAATGCAAGCAACTATCCCCATGCTGGCAAAAAAAGGTCGCGCCAGCTACTTAGGCGATCGCAGCATCGACCATCAAGATCCTGGGGCAACATCTGTATATTTGATGCTAAAAAGTTTATCCGAAGTCCTTGGTATGACGAGTGATTAGTGGCTAGACACGCCAATTACCGATTACCAAGTTACGAATCAACTTTAAGCGGTTTAATTACGCGGGCGATCGCTTCTTGCACGAAAGCTTTGATAAACTCATCGCGGCGGTTAAGTTCAAATTGACGCTGTACTACCTCAGTAATTCCACCGTCACCCCAATCTTGATCGTGACGAAAATACTCGATAAAACTTTTACCTGCAATTCGCGTCAAATACGCAGCAGTCACGCCTTGAATTGCACGACCAACGACAAACGTCGCAACATGAAATTGTAGTGCTGTTGATAACAGTTGAATTGCCCCTTTGACAATCCCCAAACTTGCAAGCGTTTTTGCTAAAGAAAGTGCCAACTCTTTACCGCGTTCTAAATTCAAATCGCTGCCGTAGATTCTCCCGATTTCGACAACCATTTGCGCATTCACCGCTGCGGTGGCGAGTAAATCAACACCTGGTAACGGCGTTACTGTGACAACACCTGCACTAATCCATTGAAAACGGTCTACAACCTGATCCGCTTGACGACGCCGCTGAGCATCAATAATCTGCCGTGCCTCTTCGCCGAGTCGTTGCGATTGCAGTAAGATATTGTCTGCGACTAAATCTTCACCCTCAGTACGTAAAACCGCAGCCATGCGGCGCAGTAACGGCATAATATCTGGTTCAGGCTGAAAAATTTCGCCATTTTCTAACGCGACAGGTTGCGGATTCGCAGCGATCGCCACAATATCCGTTGGTGCAATAAAGTTTTTAACTCGTTCGCGCAGTTGGGCGAGGATTGTTTCGCGGTCTATGTCAGTGTATAAATCGGTTTTATTCAAAACTAAAAGCGATCGCTTGCCAATTTCTGCCAATGTCTGCAACGGTTCGTATTCCGAACGCCGTAAATCGTTATCTACAACAAACAACAATAAGTCAGCTTCAGTAGCTAATTGTCGTGCGAGTCTTTCGCGTTCTGTTCCGGCGACTCCTGCTTCTAAAATTCCTGGCGTATCCGTAATCAAAATCCGGCGTTCCATGCCTTTGAGCCGCAAGCTGTAAGTTTGTCCTTCCTGTGTTGTTCCCATTGGTGCTGCGACTTGTCCGACAATTCGCCCAAAGATCGCATTCACGAGTGAAGTTTTGCCCGCTGAACCTGTTCCAAAGACAACGACTCGCAACGCACCGCGCGATAAACTTGCTTCAATTTCCTGCGATCGCGCGAGTAACGCTTGACGCGCCACTTCATCTTGAATTTGTGTCAATTGCTGTTGGATTGCACGCAGATTTTCCTCCGCAACGTCCGTGCGGTCTTCGGGAATTTGAATTTGCCGTTGCGCCCGTCGTCGCGATCGCCTTTCACCGCGTTGGACAATCGCGATGTAGTAGATAACTACACCGATCAGCAAGACAACCAAGGCGACAATCAGAAATAGCAGCACATCCGCCAGGAACGGCGAAGTGTAAGACAACTGCCATAACAACTGTGACAAGCTAGCAAACAGCCACAGCAACAGCCCGACGATAACAATTAGGGCAATCAGCAGCATTACGATGCGTGGAAAAGGCATTGTCTTAGAGTCACTACAACGCAGGAGATGCTTTTGATCTTAATCTGCTTGCTGTTGTCCTGACTGCGTCAGGGGTAATAGGGCGATCACAACAAGGCGTTTTGAAACTTTAGAAAAATTTAATATAGTTCTGAAAGTTAGATGCGGTTAAGGCTATAGCTTGACTCAATTTTGTGTATCAAGATATTACACTAGCAATTTACAACAAAAATGATTGCGCAACAAAAGCAATTCCAGTATATTTGGTATAGCTGATGAGTTATTACCATGGATATAAAGTATCCATTTGCTACTAGCGATCAGTTGTTTAGTGGGTAGCCTAATCTTCTACCGCTTGCGTTGAAGAACGGAGGAACCAAAGTTCGGGGCGAATCTCTATATAAGAGAAAGATACCTTCCAATCTTAGCCCGTCAGCTAACTTCGTAGGCAATGGAAGGAGTACCTGTGGCATTAGCTTTATATTTTATATAAGCAATTGTCCTAAGGGTCTCTTCGCAGGTATCCCTTAATCAATAATTTGGGTTAGCTGCTGACCTTTCGGCCCACCTCGTCCGTCGCTACATGTAAACAGAGGTAAGGATAATGAATTACTACAAACAGTGGATCTTACTTGCAAAGCAAGAATTGAACGGTATCGTCGTAGACTACACCGATCCAGAAGGAAATCACTACAGCGAACCATTTTGTTTTCAGACGCTTGATGAGGCAATTAGCTATGGTCAAGCCTGTATTGACCGTCTCATTCGACTCCGATCAAAATCTTTAATGCAAGCCGAGTCATAGTGTCTGTACAATTTTACTGATTCAAATTTGCGGCTTCTCGCCCCTCTCGCTCTTTCCTAATTATGGCTACCGTGTACACAAATAGTCGGTATCTAGCAAAGTCCCTGGCGAACCGCCC is a window encoding:
- a CDS encoding tRNA (cytidine(34)-2'-O)-methyltransferase — protein: MPQIVLVHPQIPPNTGNIARTCAATETELHLVGPLGFEISDRYLKRAGLDYWPYVNLHYHESIATFQSYCKQRGGRTIGFSVRGSDNYAAFQFQTDDWLIFGSETTGLPPDMLAECTATVYIPMPHPKVRSLNLSVSVAIGLFEARRQLGYLV
- the gshA gene encoding glutamate--cysteine ligase gives rise to the protein MLLSKGFEVEMYTGTPQGDIVGLSDQIVAGIDGFVREPDSRNVEYTTPPLTKYEDLLCSLLRPRLRLREYLQKLGNYTLIPGSTLALGGSDRFFRSDPSNPYHDYIEQTYGTKVVTASVHINIGIADPETLMRACRLVRVEAPLYLALSAASPFIDSKATGYHSTRWGLFPQTPTYVPLFESHAHHIRWVEEQLAAGTMQNVRHLWVSVRPNGDRRPYNLNRLELRICDLVSDPISLLAIAALLEARLLQLIADPSLDPLETSTIPATNRPEELIAITVANEAAAAQSSLDARLTHWQDGRSILARDWIAEIYKDVWAIAKQSGFNCFLSPVQKILREGNEAQQWLQLFTYGFSVQQIMTQASLAMRERESKLEAEICSPVAA
- a CDS encoding histone deacetylase family protein encodes the protein MDLPIIYHPDYVAPLPEGHRFPMPKFSQLYELLIADGVADPGQFHTPVQPLSEWITLVHTPDYFQAYCTGTLDPKAQRRIGLPWSSALVKRTCIAVGGTILTAKLALSHGLACNTAGGTHHAFPSYGSGFCIFNDLAIATRVLQQLQLVKKVLIVDLDVHQGDGTAYIFQEDASVFTFSMHCEVNFPGTKQNSDLDVPLPVGMEDDAYLQTLANYLPDLLSHVKPDLVLYDAGVDPHAGDRLGKLALTDAGIYRREMQVLSTCFGRGYPVACVIGGGYADDFNSLVYRHSLLHRAASEVYRHYR
- the dhaK gene encoding dihydroxyacetone kinase subunit DhaK, which produces MSSSLTDRYALPITSLKATLSEVTTMKKLINQPEDFVRESLIGMAKAHSDLLKVQFEPTFVYRADAPVQGKVALISGGGSGHEPLHAGFVGRGMLDAACPGEVFTSPTPDQMLAAAKQVDGGAGILYIVKNYSGDVMNFEMATELARAEDLRVLSILIDDDVAVKDSLYTQGRRGVGTTVLAEKICGAAAEKGYDLADIADLCRRVNLNGRSMGVALTSCTVPAIMKPTFELDADEIEMGIGIHGEPGRERMTIKSADEITEMLAMSIFEDIVYTRTVREWDESKGGFVDVQLTNPEWEKGDRLLAFVNGMGGTPLAELYIVYRQLADLCAQQGWQIVRNLIGSYITSLDMQGCSITLLRLDDEMIRLWDAPVKTASWRWGS
- the dhaL gene encoding dihydroxyacetone kinase subunit DhaL, coding for MMMTKEQILQWLEQFADAIAQNKEYLTQLDAAIGDADHGINMDRGFQKVASQLPKLAEQDISSVLKTVSITLISSVGGASGPLYGTFFLRASTAVAGKQELSNEDLASLLQAGLDGVLQRGKAQLGDKTMIDALSPAVTAFTQAIGQGKTTSEAIQQATAAAEQGMQATIPMLAKKGRASYLGDRSIDHQDPGATSVYLMLKSLSEVLGMTSD
- a CDS encoding YcjF family protein, with amino-acid sequence MPFPRIVMLLIALIVIVGLLLWLFASLSQLLWQLSYTSPFLADVLLFLIVALVVLLIGVVIYYIAIVQRGERRSRRRAQRQIQIPEDRTDVAEENLRAIQQQLTQIQDEVARQALLARSQEIEASLSRGALRVVVFGTGSAGKTSLVNAIFGRIVGQVAAPMGTTQEGQTYSLRLKGMERRILITDTPGILEAGVAGTERERLARQLATEADLLLFVVDNDLRRSEYEPLQTLAEIGKRSLLVLNKTDLYTDIDRETILAQLRERVKNFIAPTDIVAIAANPQPVALENGEIFQPEPDIMPLLRRMAAVLRTEGEDLVADNILLQSQRLGEEARQIIDAQRRRQADQVVDRFQWISAGVVTVTPLPGVDLLATAAVNAQMVVEIGRIYGSDLNLERGKELALSLAKTLASLGIVKGAIQLLSTALQFHVATFVVGRAIQGVTAAYLTRIAGKSFIEYFRHDQDWGDGGITEVVQRQFELNRRDEFIKAFVQEAIARVIKPLKVDS